The following proteins are encoded in a genomic region of Streptomyces collinus Tu 365:
- a CDS encoding ATP-binding protein, protein MATVELRFSALPEHVRTARLVAAAVARRAGVDEAVLDEVRLAVGEACSRAVGLHRSHEIAAPVKVALIEDEKLFSIEVGDEAPHAVPAERVAGGPAADADVEAEEDEMGLAVISGLVDDVEVTTGENGGLIRMSWPTAPPAVALA, encoded by the coding sequence ATGGCCACCGTCGAACTCCGCTTCAGCGCGCTGCCCGAGCACGTCAGGACCGCCCGGCTGGTGGCGGCAGCGGTGGCGCGCAGGGCCGGAGTGGACGAGGCCGTGCTGGACGAGGTCCGGCTCGCCGTCGGCGAGGCGTGCTCCCGTGCCGTCGGCCTGCACCGGAGCCATGAGATCGCGGCTCCGGTGAAGGTGGCGCTGATCGAGGACGAGAAGCTGTTCTCCATCGAGGTCGGCGACGAGGCCCCGCACGCCGTGCCCGCCGAGCGGGTGGCCGGCGGTCCTGCCGCCGACGCCGACGTGGAGGCCGAGGAGGACGAGATGGGCCTCGCGGTCATCAGCGGCCTCGTGGACGACGTGGAGGTCACCACGGGCGAGAACGGCGGGCTGATCCGGATGAGCTGGCCCACCGCTCCACCGGCCGTCGCACTCGCCTGA
- a CDS encoding sodium-translocating pyrophosphatase, with the protein MAGLSTPQQLGHPTTLAAAVLTDDNRIIVAVIAVVALAALAVAGILVRQVLAAGEGTDGMKKIAEAVQEGAKAYLARQLRTLGVFAVVVFFLLLLLPADDWNQRAGRSLFFLIGAVFSAATGYIGMWLAVRSNVRVAAAAREATPAPGEPERDLTTVSHTAMKIAFRTGGVVGMFTVGLGLLGASCVVLVYAADAPKVLEGFGLGAALIAMFMRVGGGIFTKAADVGADLVGKVEKGIPEDDPRNAATIADNVGDNVGDCAGMAADLFESYAVTLVAALILGKAAFGDSGLAFPLLVPAIGVITAMIGIFAVVPRRADRSGMTAINRGFFISAVISLALVAIAVFVYLPGTYADLDGVTDAAIRSKSGDPRVLALVAVAIGILLAAVIQQLTGYFTETNRRPVRDVGKTSLTGPATVVLSGISLGLESAVYTALLIGLGVYGAFLLGGTSIMLALFAVALAGTGLLTTVGVIVAMDTFGPVSDNAQGIAEMSGDVEGAGAQVLTNLDAVGNTTKAITKGIAIATAVLAASALFGSYRDAITTNVQDVGAKLSGPGSPLSLSLDISQPNNLVGLIAGAAVVFLFSGLAINAVSRSAGSVVFEVRRQFRERPGIMDYTETPEYGRVVDICTKDALRELATPGLLAVMAPIFIGFTLGVGALGSYLAGAIGAGTLMAVFLANSGGAWDNAKKLVEDGHHGGKGSEAHAATVIGDTVGDPFKDTAGPAINPLLKVMNLVSLLIAPAVIKFSYGDDKNIGVRIGIAILALLVIIVSVYVSKRRGIAVGDDENAERVTNSADAAVVS; encoded by the coding sequence ATGGCGGGGCTTTCTACCCCTCAGCAGTTGGGTCACCCCACAACACTCGCGGCAGCGGTCCTGACCGACGACAACCGGATCATCGTGGCGGTGATCGCGGTGGTCGCCCTGGCCGCGCTCGCGGTCGCGGGCATCCTGGTGCGCCAGGTGCTGGCGGCCGGCGAGGGCACCGACGGCATGAAGAAGATCGCCGAGGCGGTCCAGGAAGGTGCCAAGGCGTATCTCGCCCGGCAGTTGCGCACGCTCGGCGTATTCGCCGTCGTCGTCTTCTTCCTGCTTCTGCTGCTGCCCGCGGACGACTGGAATCAGCGCGCCGGACGATCACTGTTCTTCTTGATCGGCGCGGTGTTCTCGGCGGCCACCGGCTATATCGGCATGTGGCTGGCGGTGCGCAGCAATGTGCGCGTCGCAGCAGCGGCCCGGGAAGCCACTCCGGCACCCGGTGAACCGGAAAGAGATCTCACCACCGTCTCGCACACCGCGATGAAGATCGCATTTCGCACGGGCGGTGTGGTCGGCATGTTCACGGTGGGGCTCGGCCTGCTGGGCGCCTCCTGCGTGGTGCTGGTCTACGCGGCCGACGCGCCGAAGGTGCTCGAGGGCTTCGGCCTCGGGGCCGCCCTGATCGCCATGTTCATGCGTGTGGGCGGCGGCATCTTCACCAAGGCCGCCGACGTCGGCGCCGACCTGGTCGGCAAGGTCGAGAAGGGCATTCCGGAGGACGACCCGCGCAATGCCGCGACCATCGCCGACAACGTGGGCGACAACGTCGGCGACTGCGCCGGCATGGCGGCCGACCTGTTCGAGTCGTACGCCGTCACCCTGGTGGCCGCACTGATCCTCGGCAAAGCGGCCTTCGGCGACTCCGGGCTCGCCTTCCCGCTGCTCGTGCCCGCCATCGGTGTGATCACCGCGATGATCGGCATCTTCGCGGTCGTGCCGAGGCGAGCCGACCGCAGCGGCATGACGGCGATCAACCGCGGCTTCTTCATCTCCGCGGTGATCTCCCTCGCGCTGGTCGCGATCGCGGTCTTCGTCTACCTGCCGGGGACGTACGCGGACCTCGACGGCGTCACCGACGCGGCCATCCGGAGCAAGAGCGGCGACCCGCGCGTCCTCGCTCTGGTCGCGGTCGCCATCGGCATCCTGCTGGCCGCCGTGATCCAGCAGCTGACCGGCTACTTCACGGAGACCAACCGCCGCCCGGTCCGGGACGTCGGCAAGACCTCCCTCACGGGCCCGGCCACCGTCGTCCTCTCCGGCATCTCGCTGGGCCTGGAGTCGGCCGTCTACACCGCGCTGCTGATCGGGCTCGGCGTGTACGGCGCGTTCCTGCTCGGCGGCACCTCGATCATGCTCGCGCTGTTCGCGGTGGCGCTGGCCGGCACCGGCCTGCTCACCACGGTCGGCGTGATCGTCGCCATGGACACCTTCGGGCCGGTCTCCGACAACGCCCAGGGCATCGCCGAGATGTCCGGTGACGTCGAGGGCGCCGGCGCCCAGGTGCTCACCAACCTGGACGCGGTCGGCAACACGACCAAGGCCATCACCAAGGGCATCGCCATCGCCACCGCCGTTCTCGCGGCGTCGGCGCTGTTCGGGTCGTACCGGGACGCCATCACCACCAACGTCCAGGACGTCGGCGCGAAGCTCAGCGGGCCAGGCTCACCGCTGAGCCTGTCGCTGGACATCTCGCAGCCGAACAACCTGGTCGGGCTCATCGCGGGCGCCGCGGTCGTGTTCCTGTTCTCCGGACTCGCGATCAACGCGGTGTCGCGCTCGGCCGGTTCGGTGGTCTTCGAGGTGCGGCGGCAGTTCCGTGAGCGGCCCGGGATCATGGACTACACGGAGACGCCCGAGTACGGCAGGGTCGTCGACATCTGCACCAAGGACGCCCTGCGGGAGCTGGCCACGCCCGGTCTGCTCGCCGTCATGGCGCCCATCTTCATCGGGTTCACCCTCGGCGTCGGCGCGCTCGGCTCCTATCTCGCGGGCGCGATCGGCGCGGGCACGCTCATGGCCGTGTTCCTCGCCAACTCCGGTGGCGCGTGGGACAACGCCAAGAAGCTCGTGGAGGACGGCCACCACGGCGGCAAGGGCAGCGAGGCCCACGCCGCCACGGTCATCGGCGACACGGTCGGCGACCCGTTCAAGGACACCGCGGGGCCGGCCATCAACCCGCTGCTGAAGGTCATGAACCTGGTCTCGCTGCTCATCGCGCCCGCGGTGATCAAGTTCTCCTACGGCGACGACAAGAACATCGGGGTACGGATCGGGATCGCGATCCTCGCCCTCCTCGTGATCATCGTCTCCGTGTACGTGTCCAAGCGGCGCGGTATCGCGGTCGGCGACGACGAGAACGCGGAACGCGTCACCAACTCGGCCGACGCGGCAGTGGTTTCGTAG
- a CDS encoding N5-glutamine methyltransferase family protein: MTDTGLAPLPATDRPAVAARLRDALLAASFTADGLLDLLGAPAYAALARSETVPALRATRGDTPLETLVRLFLLQQPAPYARVAAVLPVDEALAGGWLTEAGHGQVAATVDVRPFGGPEGEDWFIVSDLGCAVGGAGGIGQRDEEVVLGVGGASTTLAGITVRTPVGSALDLGTGSGIQALHASRHATRVTATDVNPRALHITALTLALSGAPAADLRTGSLFEPVRQDETFDLIVSNPPFVISPGARLTYRDGGMGGDDLCRSLVQQAGERLNRGGFAQFLANWQHVAGEDWQDRLRSWVPRGCDAWIVQREVQDVTQYAELWLRDAGDHRGDPAEYQARYDAWLDEFEARKVKAVGFGWITLRRTGAAEPSVTVEEWPHPVEQPLGEVIRAHFDRLDYLREYDDAALLEGHFKLAAEVVQEQVGLPGAEDPEHVVLRQHRGMRRATKVDTVGAGFAGVCDGTLSAGRILDAIAQLVGEDPVMLRDRTPAQIRLLVEQGFLEPQV; encoded by the coding sequence GTGACTGACACCGGCCTCGCCCCCCTGCCCGCCACCGACCGGCCCGCCGTCGCCGCACGCCTGCGCGACGCCCTGCTCGCCGCCTCCTTCACCGCCGACGGGCTGCTCGATCTGCTCGGCGCGCCCGCCTACGCGGCGCTGGCCCGCAGCGAGACCGTGCCCGCCCTGCGGGCCACCCGCGGCGACACGCCGCTGGAGACCCTCGTCCGGCTGTTCCTGCTCCAGCAACCGGCGCCCTACGCGCGCGTGGCGGCCGTTCTGCCGGTCGACGAGGCCTTGGCGGGCGGCTGGCTCACCGAGGCGGGGCACGGCCAGGTGGCCGCGACCGTGGACGTGCGGCCCTTCGGCGGACCCGAAGGGGAGGACTGGTTCATCGTGTCCGACCTGGGCTGCGCGGTCGGCGGCGCGGGCGGGATCGGGCAGCGCGACGAGGAGGTCGTGCTGGGCGTCGGCGGCGCCTCCACCACCCTCGCCGGCATCACCGTCCGCACCCCCGTCGGCTCGGCGCTGGACCTCGGCACCGGCTCCGGCATCCAGGCGCTGCACGCCTCACGGCACGCCACGCGCGTGACGGCCACCGACGTCAACCCGCGCGCGCTGCACATCACCGCGCTCACCCTCGCGCTCTCCGGCGCGCCCGCCGCCGACCTGCGCACGGGTTCGCTGTTCGAGCCGGTCAGGCAGGACGAGACCTTCGACCTGATCGTGTCCAACCCGCCGTTCGTGATCTCCCCGGGCGCCCGGCTGACGTACCGCGACGGCGGGATGGGCGGGGACGATCTGTGCCGCTCGCTCGTTCAGCAGGCGGGGGAACGGCTGAACCGGGGCGGGTTCGCGCAGTTCCTCGCCAACTGGCAGCACGTCGCGGGGGAGGACTGGCAGGACAGGCTCAGGTCGTGGGTGCCGCGCGGGTGCGATGCCTGGATCGTGCAGCGCGAGGTGCAGGACGTCACGCAGTACGCCGAGCTGTGGCTCAGGGACGCCGGCGACCACCGCGGCGACCCGGCGGAGTACCAGGCGCGGTACGACGCGTGGCTGGACGAGTTCGAGGCGCGCAAGGTCAAGGCCGTCGGCTTCGGCTGGATCACCCTGCGCAGGACCGGTGCCGCCGAGCCCTCCGTGACCGTCGAGGAGTGGCCGCACCCGGTCGAACAGCCGCTCGGTGAGGTGATCCGCGCGCACTTCGACCGGCTCGACTACCTTCGGGAGTACGACGACGCGGCGCTGCTCGAAGGCCACTTCAAGCTGGCCGCCGAGGTGGTGCAGGAGCAGGTCGGGCTGCCCGGCGCCGAGGACCCGGAGCACGTGGTGCTGCGCCAGCACCGCGGGATGCGCCGCGCCACCAAGGTCGACACGGTCGGCGCGGGCTTCGCCGGGGTGTGCGACGGCACGCTGAGCGCCGGCCGCATCCTGGACGCCATCGCCCAGCTCGTCGGCGAGGACCCGGTGATGCTGCGCGACCGCACGCCCGCGCAGATCCGGCTGCTGGTGGAGCAGGGCTTCCTCGAGCCCCAGGTGTGA
- the topA gene encoding type I DNA topoisomerase translates to MSPTSETAQGGRRLVIVESPAKAKTIKGYLGPGYVVEASVGHIRDLPNGAAEVPDKYTGEVRRLGVDVEHDFQPIYVVNADKKAQVKKLKDLLKDSDELFLATDEDREGEAIAWHLQEVLKPKIPVKRMVFHEITKDAIREAVANPRQLNQKLVDAQETRRILDRLYGYEVSPVLWKKVMPRLSAGRVQSVATRLVVERERERIAFRSAEYWDLTGTFGTGRAGDSSDPSSLVARLQTVDGRRVAQGRDFDSLGQIKSANTLHLDEANARALAAALENTRFSVRSVESKPYRRSPYAPFRTTTLQQEASRKLGFGAKATMQVAQKLYENGYITYMRTDSTTLSETAIAAARAQVTQLYGADYLPPQPRTYAGKVKNAQEAHEAIRPSGDRFRTPAETGLTGDQFKLYELIWKRTVASQMKDATGNSVTVKIGGTAADGRDVEFSASGKTITFHGFLKAYVEGADDPNAELDDRERRLPQVAEGDPLSAEEITVDGHATKPPARYTEASLVKELEEREIGRPSTYASIIGTILDRGYVFKKGTALVPSFLSFAVVNLLEKHFGRLVDYDFTARMEDDLDRIARGEAQAVPWLKRFYFGEGNVTGAAADAGNGDGDHLGGLKELVTDLGAIDAREVSSFPVGNDIVLRVGRYGPYIERGEKDTEQHQRADIPDDLAPDELSVELAEELLAKPSGDFELGADPATGHQIVAKDGRYGPYVTEILPEGTPKTGKNAVKPRTASLFKSMALDTVTLDDALKLMSLPRVVGTDADGVEITAQNGRYGPYLKKGTDSRSLQAEDQIFTITLEEAQAIYAQPKQRGRAAAKPPLKELGEDPVSGKPVVVKDGRFGPYVTDGESNATLRSGDSVETITPERGFELLAEKRAKGPAKKTAKKAPAKKAAPAKKTAAKKTAAKKTTAAAKKTTAKKTTAKKATASKATASGTED, encoded by the coding sequence TTGTCCCCGACCAGCGAGACCGCACAGGGCGGCCGCCGACTCGTCATCGTCGAGTCGCCTGCCAAGGCGAAGACGATCAAGGGCTACCTCGGCCCCGGCTACGTAGTCGAAGCGAGCGTCGGGCACATCCGTGACCTTCCCAACGGCGCCGCCGAGGTGCCCGACAAGTACACCGGTGAGGTCCGCCGCCTCGGTGTGGACGTCGAACACGACTTCCAGCCGATCTATGTGGTCAACGCCGACAAGAAGGCGCAGGTCAAGAAGCTCAAGGACCTGCTGAAGGACTCCGACGAGCTGTTCCTCGCCACCGATGAGGACCGGGAGGGCGAGGCGATCGCCTGGCACCTCCAGGAGGTCCTCAAGCCCAAGATCCCCGTCAAGCGGATGGTCTTCCACGAGATCACCAAGGACGCGATCCGCGAGGCCGTCGCCAACCCGCGCCAGCTCAACCAGAAGCTGGTCGACGCCCAGGAGACCCGCCGCATCCTCGACCGCCTCTACGGCTACGAGGTCTCGCCGGTCCTGTGGAAGAAGGTCATGCCGCGCCTGTCGGCCGGCCGTGTCCAGTCCGTCGCCACCCGGCTCGTCGTCGAGCGGGAACGCGAGCGCATCGCGTTCCGCTCCGCCGAGTACTGGGATCTGACCGGCACCTTCGGCACCGGCCGCGCGGGTGATTCGAGCGACCCGTCGTCCCTCGTCGCGCGCCTGCAGACCGTCGACGGCCGGCGCGTCGCGCAGGGCCGCGACTTCGACTCCCTCGGGCAGATCAAGAGCGCGAACACCCTCCACCTCGACGAGGCGAACGCCCGCGCCCTCGCCGCGGCCCTGGAGAACACCCGCTTCTCCGTGCGCTCGGTCGAGTCCAAGCCGTACCGCCGCTCGCCGTACGCCCCGTTCCGTACGACGACGCTGCAGCAGGAGGCCAGCCGCAAGCTCGGCTTCGGCGCGAAGGCCACCATGCAGGTGGCCCAGAAGCTGTACGAGAACGGCTACATCACGTACATGCGTACGGACTCCACGACGCTGAGCGAGACCGCCATCGCGGCGGCCCGCGCCCAGGTCACGCAGCTGTACGGCGCCGACTACCTGCCGCCCCAGCCGCGCACGTACGCCGGGAAGGTCAAGAACGCCCAGGAGGCGCACGAGGCGATCCGCCCCTCGGGTGATCGTTTCCGCACCCCGGCGGAGACCGGCCTGACCGGCGACCAGTTCAAGCTCTACGAGCTGATCTGGAAGCGGACCGTCGCCTCCCAGATGAAGGACGCGACGGGCAACTCCGTCACCGTGAAGATCGGTGGCACCGCGGCCGACGGCCGGGACGTCGAGTTCAGCGCCTCCGGCAAGACGATCACCTTCCACGGCTTCCTGAAGGCCTACGTCGAGGGTGCCGACGACCCGAACGCCGAGCTGGACGACCGCGAGCGCCGGCTGCCGCAGGTCGCCGAGGGCGACCCGCTGTCCGCCGAGGAGATCACGGTCGACGGCCACGCCACCAAGCCCCCGGCCCGCTACACCGAGGCCTCCCTGGTCAAGGAGCTGGAAGAGCGCGAGATCGGCCGCCCGTCGACGTACGCGTCGATCATCGGCACGATCCTCGACCGCGGCTACGTCTTCAAGAAGGGCACGGCCCTGGTGCCGTCCTTCCTCTCCTTCGCCGTGGTCAACCTGCTGGAGAAGCACTTCGGCCGGCTCGTCGACTACGACTTCACGGCCAGGATGGAGGACGACCTCGACCGCATCGCCCGCGGCGAGGCGCAGGCCGTGCCGTGGCTGAAGCGCTTCTACTTCGGCGAGGGCAACGTCACCGGCGCGGCGGCGGACGCCGGCAACGGCGACGGGGACCACCTCGGCGGCCTCAAGGAACTGGTCACCGACCTGGGCGCGATCGACGCCCGCGAGGTGTCCTCGTTCCCGGTGGGCAACGACATCGTGCTCCGCGTCGGCCGCTACGGCCCCTACATCGAGCGCGGCGAGAAGGACACCGAGCAGCACCAGCGCGCCGACATCCCGGACGACCTGGCGCCCGACGAGCTGAGCGTCGAGCTGGCCGAGGAACTGCTGGCCAAGCCCAGCGGCGACTTCGAGCTGGGCGCCGACCCGGCCACCGGCCACCAGATCGTCGCCAAGGACGGCCGCTACGGCCCGTACGTCACCGAGATCCTCCCCGAGGGCACCCCGAAGACCGGCAAGAACGCGGTCAAGCCGCGCACGGCCTCCCTCTTCAAGTCCATGGCGCTGGACACGGTGACCCTCGACGACGCGCTGAAGCTGATGTCGCTGCCGCGTGTCGTCGGCACCGACGCCGACGGCGTGGAGATCACCGCTCAGAACGGCCGCTACGGCCCGTACCTGAAGAAGGGCACGGACTCGCGCTCGCTCCAGGCCGAGGACCAGATCTTCACGATCACCCTGGAGGAGGCGCAGGCGATCTACGCCCAGCCGAAGCAGCGTGGCCGCGCCGCCGCGAAGCCGCCGCTGAAGGAGCTCGGCGAGGACCCGGTGTCGGGCAAGCCGGTCGTGGTCAAGGACGGCCGCTTCGGCCCGTACGTCACCGACGGCGAGTCCAACGCCACCCTGCGCTCCGGCGACAGTGTGGAAACGATCACACCGGAGCGCGGCTTCGAGCTGCTCGCGGAGAAGCGCGCGAAGGGGCCCGCCAAGAAGACGGCGAAGAAGGCCCCGGCCAAGAAGGCCGCCCCGGCGAAGAAGACCGCCGCCAAGAAGACGGCGGCGAAGAAGACGACCGCCGCCGCGAAGAAGACCACGGCCAAGAAGACCACCGCCAAGAAGGCGACGGCTTCGAAGGCCACGGCGTCCGGCACCGAGGACTGA